A single window of Nicotiana tomentosiformis chromosome 1, ASM39032v3, whole genome shotgun sequence DNA harbors:
- the LOC104109925 gene encoding protein DWD HYPERSENSITIVE TO UV-B 1 isoform X6 — protein MIGNFMRMHTLNLDSSASLTNFREECFTCMPNLKFLSLCETRITNLWTTTAALAKLPSLVELRFQNFLQDDEARKHPASDRRDDYWDSDHTEISIHDEAPSVSGESIMYRHFNEEQYLNNTDMNIDRSSEDSSDDSEVDFSSQDRETSSMELLPDAPPGLEDLVNLQNEVSFGTLDMQDDEEPFFRLSDSRLSYIAPKKCISHNPSPICFEKFYREYMIVSLPNLKILDNLPIRKVDREKAEVIFSQNFEYLPYKRKNKESVVSILQKRETRANHTRRLFPRRKSQYFYSRSLSAAKVGSAAWPALCPLSIMDTTARDDRRSYRPRQFEYHPSDASLMVFGTLDGEVIVINHESGKIVSYIPSLGTMNSVLGLCWLKNYPSKVIAGSDNGSLRLYDIRLMPPTATGSHQSAGSIMFDDFDQLTSVHVNSTDELFLASGYSKHVALYDISSGRRLQVFDDMHREHINVVKFSHHSPSIFATSSFDREVKMWDLRQKPNQPCYTALSSRGNVMVCFSPDDQYLLVSAVDNEVKQLLAVDGRLHLDFSITSTGSSQNYTRSYYMNGRDYVISGSCDEHVVRICCAQTGRRLRDVSLEGKGSGASMFVQSLRGDPFRDFSMSVLAAYIRPSSNSEIVKVNLLASSDQDKGYSYTQHSHPLFSSGG, from the exons ATGATTGGGAATTTTATGCGGATGCACACCCTTAACCTGGATTCCAGTGCATCCCTTACTAACTTCCGTGAGGAGTGTTTTACCTGTATGCCAAATTTGAAGTTCCTCTCGTTGTGTGAGACAAGAATCACTAATTTATGGACTACCACTGCTGCACTTGCAAAACTCCCTTCCTTAGTTGAATTACGCTTTCAGAATTTTTTACAAGATGATGAAGCACGTAAACATCCTGCATCAGATAGAAGGGATGACTACTGGGATTCAGATCATACAGAGATTAGTATTCATGATGAAGCGCCATCAGTTAGTGGTGAAAGTATCATGTATAGGCATTTTAATGAAGAACAATATTTGAATAATACTGATATGAATATTGATAGGAGTAGTGAAGATTCATCTGATGACAGTGAAGTGGATTTTTCAAGTCAGGATCGTGAAACGAGTTCCATGGAACTCTTGCCTGATGCACCTCCTGGTTTGGAGGATCTGGTTAATCTGCAAAATGAG GTTTCTTTTGGCACGTTAGATATGCAGGATGACGAAGAGCCCTTCTTCCGTTTGTCTGACTCACGACTGTCATACATTGCTCCGAAGAAGTGTATATCTCATAATCCTTCACCAATATGCTTTGAAAAATTCTACCGAGAGTACATGATAGTTTCACTGCCAAACCTGAAAATTCTTGATAACTTGCCTATTAGGAAGGTTGATAGAGAAAAGGCCGAAGTGATCTTCTCACAAAATTTTGAGTACCTACCATATAAGAGGAAGAACAAGGAGAGTGTTGTCAGCATTCTGCAAAAGCGTGAGACTAGAGCAAACCATACTCGCAGGCTCTTTCCTAGGCGAAAGTCGCAATACTTTTATTCTAGGTCATTGTCTGCTGCCAAAGTTGGTTCTGCTGCTTGGCCTGCCCTTTGTCCCCTCTCTATCATGGACACCACAGCAAGAGATGATAGAAGAAGCTATCGACCACGCCAATTTGAGTATCATCCATCTGATGCAAGCCTTATGGTTTTTGGAACATTGGATGGTGAAGTGATTGTTATAAACCATGAGAGTGGAAAAATTGTTAGTTACATTCCCTCACTCGGAACAATGAACAGTGTTCTGGGTTTATGCTGGCTAAAAAATTATCCCTCCAAG GTCATTGCTGGTTCTGATAATGGTTCACTTAGATTGTATGACATCCGGTTGATGCCTCCAACAGCCACAGGCAGCCATCAGAGTGCAGGTTCAATTATGTTTGATGACTTTGACCAGTTAACATCTGTTCACGTCAACTCTACCGATGAGTTATTTCTTGCGAGTGGATACTCAAAGCATGTTGCTCTGTACGACATTAGCAGTGGCAGACGCTTGCAGGTGTTTGATGATATGCACCGAGAACATATTAATGTCGTTAAATTTTCACACCACTCTCCATCTATTTTTGCCACTTCATCATTTGATCGGGAGGTCAAGATGTGGGATTTAAGACAGAAACCAAACCAGCCTTGCTATACTGCTTTAAGTTCTCGAGGGAATGTGATGGTTTGCTTTTCCCCTGATGACCAATATCTTCTTGTTTCGGCTGTTGACAACGAG GTGAAACAATTGTTAGCTGTTGATGGGAGGCTCCATCTAGATTTTAGTATAACTTCAACAGGGAGCTCTCAGAATTACACTCGCTCTTATTACATGAACGGAAGGGATTATGTCATCAGCGGAAGCTGTGATGAACATGTAGTCCGCATCTGCTGTGCTCAAACGGGTAGGCGGCTTAGAGATGTATCATTGGAG GGAAAAGGTTCAGGAGCTTCAATGTTTGTCCAATCATTGAGAGGGGATCCTTTCAGA GATTTTAGCATGAGCGTCTTGGCAGCCTATATACGTCcgagttcaaactcagaaattGTTAAG GTAAATCTGCTGGCATCAAGTGACCAAGACAAAGGGTACTCGTACACTCAGCATTCTCATCCATTATTTAGTAGCGGAGGCTGA
- the LOC104109925 gene encoding protein DWD HYPERSENSITIVE TO UV-B 1 isoform X5 yields the protein MHLHDVSFRDLAQRGLPCQVLNLRSSHFRKLTMIGNFMRMHTLNLDSSASLTNFREECFTCMPNLKFLSLCETRITNLWTTTAALAKLPSLVELRFQNFLQDDEARKHPASDRRDDYWDSDHTEISIHDEAPSVSGESIMYRHFNEEQYLNNTDMNIDRSSEDSSDDSEVDFSSQDRETSSMELLPDAPPGLEDLVNLQNEVSFGTLDMQDDEEPFFRLSDSRLSYIAPKKCISHNPSPICFEKFYREYMIVSLPNLKILDNLPIRKVDREKAEVIFSQNFEYLPYKRKNKESVVSILQKRETRANHTRRLFPRRKSQYFYSRSLSAAKVGSAAWPALCPLSIMDTTARDDRRSYRPRQFEYHPSDASLMVFGTLDGEVIVINHESGKIVSYIPSLGTMNSVLGLCWLKNYPSKVIAGSDNGSLRLYDIRLMPPTATGSHQSAGSIMFDDFDQLTSVHVNSTDELFLASGYSKHVALYDISSGRRLQVFDDMHREHINVVKFSHHSPSIFATSSFDREVKMWDLRQKPNQPCYTALSSRGNVMVCFSPDDQYLLVSAVDNEVKQLLAVDGRLHLDFSITSTGSSQNYTRSYYMNGRDYVISGSCDEHVVRICCAQTGRRLRDVSLEGKGSGASMFVQSLRGDPFRDFSMSVLAAYIRPSSNSEIVKVNLLASSDQDKGYSYTQHSHPLFSSGG from the exons atgCATCTTCACG ATGTGTCTTTCAGGGATCTTGCTCAACGAGGCTTACCATGCCAAGTGCTAAATCTGAGGTCCTCCCATTTCCGAAAGCTCACCATGATTGGGAATTTTATGCGGATGCACACCCTTAACCTGGATTCCAGTGCATCCCTTACTAACTTCCGTGAGGAGTGTTTTACCTGTATGCCAAATTTGAAGTTCCTCTCGTTGTGTGAGACAAGAATCACTAATTTATGGACTACCACTGCTGCACTTGCAAAACTCCCTTCCTTAGTTGAATTACGCTTTCAGAATTTTTTACAAGATGATGAAGCACGTAAACATCCTGCATCAGATAGAAGGGATGACTACTGGGATTCAGATCATACAGAGATTAGTATTCATGATGAAGCGCCATCAGTTAGTGGTGAAAGTATCATGTATAGGCATTTTAATGAAGAACAATATTTGAATAATACTGATATGAATATTGATAGGAGTAGTGAAGATTCATCTGATGACAGTGAAGTGGATTTTTCAAGTCAGGATCGTGAAACGAGTTCCATGGAACTCTTGCCTGATGCACCTCCTGGTTTGGAGGATCTGGTTAATCTGCAAAATGAG GTTTCTTTTGGCACGTTAGATATGCAGGATGACGAAGAGCCCTTCTTCCGTTTGTCTGACTCACGACTGTCATACATTGCTCCGAAGAAGTGTATATCTCATAATCCTTCACCAATATGCTTTGAAAAATTCTACCGAGAGTACATGATAGTTTCACTGCCAAACCTGAAAATTCTTGATAACTTGCCTATTAGGAAGGTTGATAGAGAAAAGGCCGAAGTGATCTTCTCACAAAATTTTGAGTACCTACCATATAAGAGGAAGAACAAGGAGAGTGTTGTCAGCATTCTGCAAAAGCGTGAGACTAGAGCAAACCATACTCGCAGGCTCTTTCCTAGGCGAAAGTCGCAATACTTTTATTCTAGGTCATTGTCTGCTGCCAAAGTTGGTTCTGCTGCTTGGCCTGCCCTTTGTCCCCTCTCTATCATGGACACCACAGCAAGAGATGATAGAAGAAGCTATCGACCACGCCAATTTGAGTATCATCCATCTGATGCAAGCCTTATGGTTTTTGGAACATTGGATGGTGAAGTGATTGTTATAAACCATGAGAGTGGAAAAATTGTTAGTTACATTCCCTCACTCGGAACAATGAACAGTGTTCTGGGTTTATGCTGGCTAAAAAATTATCCCTCCAAG GTCATTGCTGGTTCTGATAATGGTTCACTTAGATTGTATGACATCCGGTTGATGCCTCCAACAGCCACAGGCAGCCATCAGAGTGCAGGTTCAATTATGTTTGATGACTTTGACCAGTTAACATCTGTTCACGTCAACTCTACCGATGAGTTATTTCTTGCGAGTGGATACTCAAAGCATGTTGCTCTGTACGACATTAGCAGTGGCAGACGCTTGCAGGTGTTTGATGATATGCACCGAGAACATATTAATGTCGTTAAATTTTCACACCACTCTCCATCTATTTTTGCCACTTCATCATTTGATCGGGAGGTCAAGATGTGGGATTTAAGACAGAAACCAAACCAGCCTTGCTATACTGCTTTAAGTTCTCGAGGGAATGTGATGGTTTGCTTTTCCCCTGATGACCAATATCTTCTTGTTTCGGCTGTTGACAACGAG GTGAAACAATTGTTAGCTGTTGATGGGAGGCTCCATCTAGATTTTAGTATAACTTCAACAGGGAGCTCTCAGAATTACACTCGCTCTTATTACATGAACGGAAGGGATTATGTCATCAGCGGAAGCTGTGATGAACATGTAGTCCGCATCTGCTGTGCTCAAACGGGTAGGCGGCTTAGAGATGTATCATTGGAG GGAAAAGGTTCAGGAGCTTCAATGTTTGTCCAATCATTGAGAGGGGATCCTTTCAGA GATTTTAGCATGAGCGTCTTGGCAGCCTATATACGTCcgagttcaaactcagaaattGTTAAG GTAAATCTGCTGGCATCAAGTGACCAAGACAAAGGGTACTCGTACACTCAGCATTCTCATCCATTATTTAGTAGCGGAGGCTGA